The proteins below are encoded in one region of Homo sapiens chromosome 2, GRCh38.p14 Primary Assembly:
- the ZC3H15 gene encoding zinc finger CCCH domain-containing protein 15, whose translation MPPKKQAQAGGSKKAEQKKKEKIIEDKTFGLKNKKGAKQQKFIKAVTHQVKFGQQNPRQVAQSEAEKKLKKDDKKKELQELNELFKPVVAAQKISKGADPKSVVCAFFKQGQCTKGDKCKFSHDLTLERKCEKRSVYIDARDEELEKDTMDNWDEKKLEEVVNKKHGEAEKKKPKTQIVCKHFLEAIENNKYGWFWVCPGGGDICMYRHALPPGFVLKKDKKKEEKEDEISLEDLIERERSALGPNVTKITLESFLAWKKRKRQEKIDKLEQDMERRKADFKAGKALVISGREVFEFRPELVNDDDEEADDTRYTQGTGGDEVDDSVSVNDIDLSLYIPRDVDETGITVASLERFSTYTSDKDENKLSEASGGRAENGERSDLEEDNEREGTENGAIDAVPVDENLFTGEDLDELEEELNTLDLEE comes from the exons ATGCCCCCCAAGAAACAGGCTCAGGCCGGGGGCAGCAAAAAGGCGGAgcaaaaaaagaaggagaagattATCGAA GACAAAACTTTCGGTTTGAAGAATAAGAAAGGAGCAAAGCAACAGAAGTTTATCAAGGCTGTCACACATCAAGTTAAATTTGGTCAACAAAATCCACGTCAG GTAGCACAGAGTGAAGctgaaaagaaattgaagaaggatGACAAGAAGAAAGAATTGCAGGAGCTAAATGAGCTGTTCAAACCTGTAGTTGCtgctcaaaaaataagtaaag GTGCAGATCCCAAGTCTGTAGTATGTGCATTCTTCAAGCAAGGACAGTGTACTAAAGGAGATAAGTGTAAGTTCTCCCATGACTTGACTCTGGAGAGAAAATGTGAAAAGCGAAGTGTTTACATTGATGCAAGAGATGAAGAACTtgaaaaag atACTATGGATAATTGGGATGAGAAAAAGCTGGAAGAAGTAGTGAACAAGAAGCACGGTGAGGcggaaaagaaaaaaccaaaaactcaaATA GTGTGCAAGCATTTCCTGGAAGCTATTGAAAACAACAAGTATGGCTGGTTTTGGGTATGCCCTGGAGGGGGTGATATTTGCATGTATCGTCATGCACTTCCTCCTGGATTTGTgttgaaaaaagataaaaagaaagaagagaaagaagatgaaatttCATTAGAAGATCTAATTGAGAGAGAG CGTTCTGCCCTAGGTCCAAATGTTACCAAAATCACTCTAGAATCTTTTCTTgcctggaagaaaaggaaaagacaagaaaagattgataaactTGAACAAGAtatggaaagaaggaaagctgACTTCAAAGCAGGGAAAGCACTAGTG ATCAGTGGTCGTGAAGTGTTTGAATTTCGTCCTGAACTGGtcaatgatgatgatgaggaagCAGATGATACCCGCTACACCCAGGGAACAGGTGGTGATGAG GTTGATGATTCAGTGAGTGTAAATGACATAGATTTAAGCCTGTACATCCCAAGAGATGTAGATGAAACAGGTATTACTGTAGCCAGTCTTGAAAGATTCAGCACATATACTTCAGATAAAGATG aaaacaaattaagtGAAGCTTCTGGAGGTAGGGCTGAAAATGGTGAAAGAAGTGACTTGGAAGAGGACAACGAGAGGGAGGGAACGGAAAATGGAGCCATTGATGCTGTTCCTGTTGATGAAAATCTTTTCACTGGAGAGGATTTGGATGAACTAGAAGAAGAATTAAATACACTTGATTTAGAAGAATGA